One genomic window of Hymenobacter sp. J193 includes the following:
- the rpoC gene encoding DNA-directed RNA polymerase subunit beta', translating to MAFAKNKKLVQDFSKVTISLASPESILERSNGEVVKPETINYRTYKPEMGGLFCERIFGPVKDWECHCGKYKRIRYKGIICDRCGVEVTEKKVRRERMGHIELVVPVAHIWYFKSLPNKIGYLLGLPTKKLDQIIYYERYVVVQPGVLGEEGVQQLDFLTEDEYLDIIDKLPRENQMLPNEDPNKFIARMGADALQLLLERINLDELSYSLRDSAAHETSQQRKAEALKRLRVVEAFRDAATRVENKPEWMVIRMVPVIPPELRPLVPLDGGRFATSDLNDLYRRVIIRNNRLKRLIEIKAPEVILRNEKRMLQEAVDSLFDNSRKVNAVRAEGNRALKSLSDMLKGKQGRFRQNLLGKRVDYSGRSVIVVGPELKLHECGLPKNMAAELFKPFIIRKLIERGIVKTVKSAKKIVDRKDAVVWDILENVLKGHPVLLNRAPTLHRLGIQAFQPRLIEGKAIQLHPLVCTAFNADFDGDQMAVHVPLGPAAILEASMLMLASHNILNPANGAPIAVPSQDMVLGLYYVTKGKRSTDEEKIQGEGRVFYSDEEVVIAINEEQLSKHAYIKVRTQIRDEDDNLVTKIIETVAGRVLFNQLVPKEVGFVDELLTKKKLQQIISMVFKRTGMARTAQFLDDIKTLGFQSAYKGGLSMGLGDINIPAEKDILVAQAQADVKAVTQNYQMGLITDNERYNQVIDIWTRINNQITETLMGRLEKENQGFNSIYMMMHSGARGSREQIRQLGGMRGLMAKPQKSLQGSVGEIIENPILSNFKEGLDVIEYFISTHGARKGLADTALKTADAGYLTRRLVDVSQDVIVNEVDCGTLRGIETFALKDNEDVVEPLAERILGRVAVHDIIDPLTDEVILTAGDEITEEVTRRIDATSIESVEIRSVLTCESKRGICGKCYGRNLSSGRMVQKGEAVGVIAAQSIGEPGTQLTLRTFHVGGTASNIAVEASLKAKFAGVVEFEDIRTVETANPDGELVKVVMGRSGEIRIVEKGTGKVFISNHVPYGSFLLVNEGQEVEKGQELNNWDPYNAVILAEFDGTVQYDAITEGITYREESDEQTGHREKVIIESKAKDQNPAIIIRPGKKGDMEGHKAYSIPVGSHLNVENGEKIKAGQILAKIPRAVGKTRDITGGLPRVTELFEARNPSNPAVVAEIDGVVTYGTVKRGNREIFVESKDGVKKKYMVPLSKHILVQDNDFIRAGSPLSDGAITPSDILSIQGPGAVQEYLVNEIQEVYRLQGVKINDKHIEVVVRQMMQKVVILDAGDTTFLEHQVIDKIIFMEENDTIIDMKVVTDAGDSTNLKPGQIVTARRLRDENSSLKRRDLTLVQVRDAQPSVSRPTLQGITQASLGTQSFISAASFQETTKVLSEAAIRGKADELLGLKENVIVGHLIPAGTGLREYTRQIVGSKDELEALQAPKADDVVAPAKRPARAARRESV from the coding sequence ATGGCGTTTGCAAAAAACAAGAAACTGGTACAGGACTTCTCGAAAGTTACCATTTCGCTGGCCTCGCCCGAATCCATTCTGGAGCGGTCGAACGGTGAAGTAGTAAAGCCCGAGACGATCAACTACCGGACGTACAAGCCCGAGATGGGCGGCCTGTTTTGCGAGCGGATTTTCGGTCCCGTGAAGGACTGGGAATGCCACTGCGGCAAGTACAAGCGGATTCGCTACAAAGGCATCATCTGCGACCGTTGCGGCGTGGAGGTGACCGAGAAGAAAGTACGCCGGGAGCGGATGGGCCACATCGAATTGGTGGTGCCCGTTGCGCACATCTGGTACTTCAAGTCCCTGCCCAATAAAATCGGCTACCTGCTGGGTTTGCCCACCAAGAAGCTCGACCAGATTATCTATTACGAGCGGTATGTAGTCGTACAGCCGGGCGTACTGGGCGAAGAGGGCGTGCAGCAGCTCGACTTCCTCACCGAAGACGAATACCTCGACATCATCGACAAGCTCCCCCGGGAAAACCAGATGCTGCCGAACGAGGACCCCAACAAGTTCATTGCCCGCATGGGTGCCGATGCCCTTCAACTCCTGCTGGAGCGCATCAACCTGGATGAGCTGTCGTACTCGCTGCGTGACTCCGCTGCCCACGAAACTTCGCAGCAGCGTAAGGCTGAGGCGTTGAAGCGTCTGCGCGTAGTAGAAGCGTTCCGTGATGCCGCAACCCGCGTGGAAAACAAGCCCGAGTGGATGGTTATCCGCATGGTGCCGGTTATTCCCCCGGAGCTACGTCCGCTCGTTCCGCTCGATGGTGGCCGTTTCGCTACGTCCGACTTGAACGACCTGTACCGTCGCGTTATTATCCGCAACAACCGCCTTAAGCGCCTGATTGAAATCAAGGCTCCGGAAGTGATTCTGCGGAACGAGAAGCGCATGCTGCAGGAAGCCGTCGACTCGCTGTTCGACAACTCGCGTAAGGTGAATGCCGTGCGCGCCGAAGGCAACCGTGCCCTGAAGTCGCTGTCCGACATGCTGAAAGGCAAGCAGGGCCGCTTCCGTCAGAACCTGCTCGGTAAGCGCGTCGACTACTCCGGTCGTTCGGTTATCGTCGTTGGTCCTGAACTGAAGCTGCACGAGTGCGGACTGCCTAAGAACATGGCGGCCGAGCTGTTCAAGCCGTTCATTATCCGCAAGCTCATTGAGCGCGGCATTGTGAAGACGGTAAAATCGGCCAAGAAAATTGTGGACCGCAAGGACGCTGTTGTATGGGATATCCTGGAGAATGTGCTGAAAGGCCATCCAGTGCTCCTCAACCGGGCTCCTACGCTGCACCGCTTGGGTATCCAGGCATTCCAGCCGCGCCTCATCGAGGGCAAGGCTATCCAGCTGCACCCGCTCGTTTGTACGGCCTTCAACGCTGACTTTGACGGTGACCAGATGGCTGTGCACGTTCCCCTGGGACCGGCCGCTATCCTGGAAGCCTCCATGCTCATGCTGGCCTCGCACAACATCCTGAACCCGGCCAACGGCGCGCCCATCGCGGTACCGTCGCAGGACATGGTTCTGGGCTTGTACTACGTGACCAAAGGCAAGCGCAGCACCGATGAAGAGAAGATCCAGGGCGAAGGCCGTGTTTTCTACTCCGATGAGGAAGTTGTTATTGCCATCAACGAAGAGCAGCTCTCGAAGCACGCGTATATCAAGGTGCGCACGCAGATTCGCGACGAGGATGATAACCTCGTAACGAAGATCATCGAGACGGTTGCCGGCCGCGTGCTGTTCAACCAGCTGGTTCCGAAAGAGGTAGGTTTCGTGGATGAACTGCTGACCAAGAAGAAGCTGCAGCAGATCATTTCGATGGTGTTCAAGCGTACGGGCATGGCCCGCACGGCGCAGTTCCTCGACGACATCAAGACGCTGGGCTTCCAGTCGGCTTACAAAGGTGGTCTGTCAATGGGTCTGGGTGACATCAACATTCCCGCCGAGAAAGACATCCTCGTAGCGCAGGCGCAAGCCGACGTGAAAGCTGTAACCCAGAACTACCAGATGGGTCTGATTACGGACAACGAGCGTTACAACCAGGTTATCGACATCTGGACGCGCATCAACAACCAAATCACTGAAACCCTCATGGGTCGCCTCGAAAAGGAGAACCAGGGTTTCAACTCGATTTACATGATGATGCACTCCGGCGCCCGTGGTTCGCGTGAGCAGATTCGTCAGCTCGGCGGTATGCGGGGTCTGATGGCCAAGCCGCAAAAGTCGCTGCAGGGTTCGGTTGGTGAGATTATCGAAAACCCGATTCTGTCGAACTTCAAAGAAGGCCTCGACGTAATCGAGTACTTCATTTCGACCCATGGTGCCCGTAAAGGTCTGGCCGATACGGCTCTGAAAACGGCCGACGCCGGCTACCTGACGCGTCGTCTGGTAGACGTTTCGCAGGACGTAATCGTGAACGAGGTTGACTGCGGTACGCTGCGTGGCATCGAAACCTTCGCCCTGAAGGACAACGAGGACGTGGTAGAGCCGCTGGCTGAGCGTATCCTGGGCCGTGTAGCGGTGCACGATATCATCGACCCGCTGACCGACGAGGTTATCCTAACCGCTGGTGACGAAATCACGGAAGAGGTTACCCGTCGTATTGATGCCACCAGCATTGAGTCGGTAGAAATCCGCTCGGTACTGACCTGCGAATCGAAGCGCGGTATCTGCGGCAAGTGCTACGGCCGTAACCTGTCGTCGGGCCGCATGGTACAGAAAGGGGAGGCTGTAGGCGTAATTGCTGCGCAGTCTATCGGTGAACCCGGCACCCAGCTGACCCTGCGTACCTTCCACGTAGGTGGTACGGCTTCCAACATTGCTGTTGAAGCCAGCCTGAAAGCTAAGTTCGCCGGTGTAGTGGAGTTCGAAGACATCCGGACCGTGGAAACCGCTAACCCTGATGGGGAGCTGGTGAAAGTGGTAATGGGTCGTTCGGGCGAAATTCGCATCGTGGAGAAAGGCACCGGCAAGGTGTTTATCTCCAACCACGTGCCCTACGGGTCATTCCTGCTGGTGAACGAAGGCCAGGAGGTGGAGAAAGGCCAGGAGCTGAACAACTGGGACCCGTACAACGCCGTTATTCTGGCTGAGTTCGACGGTACCGTTCAGTACGACGCCATCACCGAAGGCATCACCTACCGCGAGGAATCGGACGAACAGACCGGTCACCGCGAGAAAGTGATTATCGAATCGAAGGCCAAGGACCAGAACCCAGCCATCATCATTCGTCCCGGCAAGAAAGGCGACATGGAAGGCCATAAGGCCTACAGCATTCCGGTTGGCTCGCACTTGAACGTGGAGAATGGGGAGAAAATCAAGGCTGGTCAAATTCTGGCCAAGATTCCGCGTGCCGTGGGTAAAACCCGCGACATTACCGGTGGTCTGCCCCGCGTTACGGAACTCTTCGAAGCCCGTAACCCCTCGAACCCGGCCGTTGTGGCTGAAATCGACGGTGTAGTAACCTACGGTACGGTGAAGCGTGGTAACCGTGAAATCTTCGTGGAGTCGAAAGACGGCGTGAAGAAAAAATACATGGTGCCGCTGTCCAAGCACATTCTGGTGCAGGACAATGACTTCATCCGCGCTGGCTCGCCGCTTTCCGATGGTGCCATCACGCCGTCCGATATCCTGAGCATTCAGGGCCCGGGCGCCGTGCAGGAGTATCTCGTGAACGAGATTCAGGAAGTGTACCGCCTGCAAGGGGTGAAAATCAACGATAAGCACATCGAGGTGGTCGTTCGCCAGATGATGCAGAAAGTGGTTATCCTCGATGCCGGCGACACGACCTTCCTGGAGCACCAGGTAATCGACAAGATTATCTTCATGGAGGAAAACGATACCATCATCGACATGAAGGTGGTAACGGATGCCGGTGACTCGACCAACCTGAAGCCCGGCCAGATTGTGACGGCCCGCCGTCTGCGCGACGAAAACTCGTCGCTCAAGCGCCGGGACCTGACGCTGGTGCAGGTACGCGACGCGCAACCGTCGGTATCGCGCCCCACGCTGCAGGGTATCACGCAGGCTTCGCTGGGTACGCAGTCGTTCATCTCGGCCGCTTCCTTCCAGGAAACGACCAAGGTGCTGTCGGAGGCCGCCATCCGTGGCAAGGCCGACGAACTGCTGGGCCTGAAGGAGAACGTAATCGTAGGTCACCTCATCCCGGCTGGTACCGGTCTGCGCGAGTACACGCGTCAGATTGTGGGCTCGAAGGACGAGCTGGAAGCGCTGCAAGCGCCCAAAGCCGACGACGTAGTAGCTCCCGCCAAGCGCCCCGCCCGCGCCGCCCGCCGCGAGTCGGTGTAA
- a CDS encoding DUF3467 domain-containing protein yields the protein MQPTDPNIPQDPNAINIELSEAIAEGEYANLAMIAHSSSEFVIDFIRLMPGLPKAKVKSRVILTPEHAKRLLSALQENIERFEQTFGPVKVQNDTPSYPMGFGGTMGEA from the coding sequence ATGCAACCAACTGACCCCAACATACCCCAGGACCCGAACGCCATCAACATTGAGCTGTCGGAAGCCATTGCCGAGGGCGAGTACGCCAACCTGGCCATGATTGCGCACAGTAGCAGCGAGTTCGTCATCGACTTTATCCGGCTGATGCCGGGACTACCGAAAGCCAAGGTGAAGTCCCGCGTTATCCTCACGCCGGAGCACGCCAAGCGGCTGCTGTCGGCGCTGCAGGAGAATATTGAGCGGTTCGAGCAGACGTTCGGGCCGGTGAAGGTGCAGAACGATACGCCGAGCTACCCCATGGGCTTTGGCGGCACGATGGGGGAGGCGTAG
- the rpsL gene encoding 30S ribosomal protein S12: protein MPTINQLVRKGREKLTTKSKSPALDSCPQRRGVCTRVYTTTPKKPNSAMRKVARVRLTNGKEVNAYIPGEGHNLQEHSIVLIRGGRVKDLPGVRYHIIRGALDTAGVNGRLQRRSKYGAKRPKPGQPVATGKGGKPAPGKKK from the coding sequence ATGCCTACCATCAACCAGTTAGTACGAAAAGGCCGCGAGAAGCTGACGACCAAGTCGAAGTCGCCGGCTCTTGATTCGTGCCCGCAGCGCCGTGGCGTTTGCACCCGTGTGTACACCACCACGCCTAAGAAGCCGAACTCGGCTATGCGCAAAGTGGCCCGCGTGCGCCTCACCAACGGCAAAGAAGTGAATGCCTACATCCCTGGTGAAGGCCACAACCTGCAGGAGCACAGCATCGTGCTGATTCGTGGCGGCCGTGTGAAAGACCTTCCCGGCGTACGCTACCACATCATCCGGGGCGCCCTGGACACCGCCGGCGTAAACGGCCGTCTGCAGCGTCGCTCGAAATACGGCGCCAAGCGTCCGAAGCCCGGTCAGCCCGTGGCTACCGGCAAAGGCGGCAAACCCGCACCCGGCAAGAAAAAGTAA
- the rpsG gene encoding 30S ribosomal protein S7, with the protein MRKSKPKKRILLPDPKFKETLVTRFVNYMMYDGKKNLAYGIFYDACELVEQRTKESGLEMWRKALNNVMPTVEVKSRRVGGATFQVPIEVRADRRIAVGSKWLIQYARRRGEKTMKDKLAGEIIAAAKGEGAAVKKKDDTHRMAEANKAFSHFRF; encoded by the coding sequence ATGAGAAAGTCAAAACCGAAAAAGCGCATCCTCCTGCCCGACCCCAAGTTTAAGGAGACGCTGGTTACCCGTTTCGTCAATTATATGATGTATGACGGGAAGAAAAACCTGGCCTACGGAATTTTCTACGATGCCTGCGAACTGGTTGAGCAGCGCACGAAGGAAAGCGGCCTGGAAATGTGGCGCAAAGCCCTCAACAACGTGATGCCGACCGTAGAAGTGAAGAGCCGCCGCGTAGGTGGTGCTACCTTCCAGGTGCCGATCGAAGTTCGCGCCGACCGTCGTATCGCCGTTGGCTCGAAGTGGCTGATTCAATATGCTCGTCGTCGTGGTGAGAAAACCATGAAAGACAAGCTGGCCGGCGAAATCATTGCCGCCGCCAAAGGTGAAGGTGCCGCCGTGAAGAAAAAGGACGACACGCACCGGATGGCCGAAGCCAACAAGGCCTTCTCGCACTTCCGCTTCTAA
- the fusA gene encoding elongation factor G, producing the protein MAVNKDLQYLRNIGIMAHIDAGKTTTSERILYYTGKTHKIGEVHEGAATMDWMEQEQERGITITSAATTTFWNYPTDAQGDPTPDTKQYKINLIDTPGHVDFTVEVERSLRVLDGAVALFCAVSGVEPQSETVWRQADKYKVPRICFVNKMDRAGADFFKAVAEIKDKLGANPVPLQIPIGAEDTFKGVVDLLTGKAIVWDDATQGKSYHEIPVPEDLVETVAEWRQKLVESVAEYDDALLEKFFDDPDSITREEMMVVIRQAVIDMKFSPVMCGSAFKNKGVQSMLDGVMAYLPSPLDMPAIIGTNPDTGESIERHPDNSEPFTALAFKIATDPFVGRLCFFRCYSGVLDAGSYVHNNRTNKKERISRLMQMHSNKQNPIDKIQAGDIAAGVGFKDIKTGDTLTDEKSRVVLESMSFPEPVIGYAIEPKTQADVDKMGMAIAKLVEEDPTLVVQTDPETGQTVLKGMGELHLEIIIDRMRREFKVEINQGAPQVAYKEILTKSVEHRETYKKQTGGRGKFGDIVFELGPKLTDPEKPGLEFVNDITGGVIPREFIAPVQKGFEEAMKNGPLAGFPIEGMRVRLFYGSYHDVDSDALSFELAARGGFREAGKQAGPKLLEPIMAVEVVSPDEYTGSVTGDLNRRRGIMKGMDTKGGANVIKADVPLSELFGYVTTLRTISSGRASASLTFSHYDQVPSNLAEAIIAKQKGNAIR; encoded by the coding sequence ATGGCTGTTAATAAAGACCTGCAATACCTCCGGAACATCGGGATTATGGCGCACATCGACGCCGGTAAGACCACGACTTCGGAGCGCATTCTCTACTACACCGGTAAGACCCACAAAATCGGGGAAGTGCACGAAGGTGCTGCCACGATGGACTGGATGGAGCAGGAGCAGGAGCGTGGTATCACCATCACTTCGGCTGCTACGACCACCTTCTGGAACTACCCGACCGACGCCCAAGGCGACCCGACCCCGGACACCAAGCAGTACAAGATCAACCTTATCGATACCCCCGGCCACGTTGACTTCACGGTAGAAGTTGAACGCTCGCTGCGTGTACTCGACGGTGCCGTTGCTTTGTTCTGCGCCGTATCGGGCGTAGAGCCTCAGTCGGAAACCGTATGGCGTCAGGCTGACAAGTACAAGGTGCCCCGCATCTGCTTCGTCAACAAGATGGACCGCGCCGGTGCTGACTTCTTCAAGGCCGTAGCTGAGATTAAGGATAAATTGGGCGCTAACCCCGTGCCGCTGCAGATTCCGATTGGCGCCGAAGACACCTTCAAGGGTGTTGTCGACCTGCTGACCGGTAAGGCAATTGTGTGGGATGATGCTACCCAAGGCAAATCGTACCACGAAATCCCGGTTCCCGAGGATCTGGTGGAAACTGTTGCTGAATGGCGTCAGAAACTGGTAGAAAGCGTTGCCGAGTACGACGACGCGCTGCTGGAGAAATTTTTCGACGATCCGGACTCCATCACCCGCGAGGAAATGATGGTCGTAATCCGCCAAGCGGTTATCGACATGAAGTTCTCGCCCGTAATGTGCGGCTCGGCCTTCAAAAACAAAGGTGTGCAGTCGATGCTGGACGGCGTAATGGCTTACTTGCCTTCGCCGCTGGATATGCCTGCCATTATCGGTACCAACCCCGATACCGGTGAGTCAATCGAGCGTCACCCCGACAACTCGGAGCCCTTCACCGCGCTGGCGTTCAAAATTGCCACTGACCCCTTCGTTGGTCGTCTGTGCTTCTTCCGCTGCTACAGCGGCGTGCTCGATGCTGGCTCGTACGTGCACAACAACCGCACGAACAAGAAGGAGCGTATCTCGCGCCTGATGCAGATGCACTCCAACAAGCAAAACCCCATCGACAAAATCCAGGCTGGAGACATTGCTGCCGGCGTGGGTTTCAAAGACATTAAAACCGGTGACACGCTGACCGACGAGAAGTCACGCGTGGTACTGGAGTCGATGAGCTTCCCTGAGCCCGTAATCGGCTACGCCATTGAGCCCAAAACGCAGGCTGACGTGGACAAGATGGGTATGGCTATTGCCAAACTCGTGGAAGAAGACCCCACGCTGGTGGTGCAAACCGACCCCGAAACCGGCCAGACCGTGTTGAAAGGTATGGGTGAGCTTCACCTGGAAATCATCATCGACCGGATGCGTCGGGAGTTCAAGGTAGAAATCAACCAGGGTGCTCCGCAGGTTGCCTACAAGGAAATCCTGACGAAGTCGGTTGAACACCGCGAAACCTACAAGAAGCAGACGGGTGGTCGTGGTAAATTCGGTGATATCGTATTCGAACTCGGTCCGAAACTGACGGATCCGGAGAAACCCGGTCTGGAGTTCGTAAACGACATCACGGGTGGTGTTATCCCCCGCGAATTCATTGCACCGGTTCAGAAAGGTTTCGAAGAAGCCATGAAGAACGGTCCGCTGGCGGGCTTCCCCATCGAAGGCATGCGCGTGCGCCTGTTCTACGGTTCCTACCACGACGTTGACTCGGACGCTCTGTCGTTCGAACTCGCGGCCCGCGGTGGTTTCCGGGAAGCTGGCAAGCAGGCTGGCCCGAAACTGCTCGAGCCCATCATGGCGGTAGAGGTAGTTTCGCCGGACGAATACACCGGCTCGGTAACGGGTGACCTGAACCGTCGTCGGGGTATCATGAAAGGGATGGACACGAAAGGTGGTGCCAACGTTATCAAGGCGGATGTTCCGCTGTCGGAGCTGTTTGGCTACGTAACTACGTTGCGCACGATTTCTTCGGGCCGTGCTTCAGCTTCGCTCACGTTCTCGCACTACGACCAGGTGCCTTCCAACCTGGCAGAAGCCATCATCGCCAAGCAAAAGGGTAACGCCATTCGCTAA
- the rpsJ gene encoding 30S ribosomal protein S10 produces MNQKIRIKLKSYDHNLVDKSSEKIVKAVKATGAIVSGPIPLPTIKEKFTVLRSPHVNKKSREQFQLCTYKRLVDIYSTSSKTVDALMKLELPSGVDVEIKV; encoded by the coding sequence ATGAACCAGAAAATTCGCATCAAACTCAAATCCTACGACCACAACCTGGTGGACAAATCGTCGGAGAAGATCGTGAAGGCGGTGAAGGCTACGGGCGCTATCGTAAGCGGTCCGATTCCATTGCCGACCATCAAGGAGAAGTTCACCGTTCTTCGCTCGCCCCACGTGAACAAGAAGAGCCGGGAGCAGTTCCAACTCTGCACCTACAAGCGCCTCGTGGACATCTACTCGACTTCGTCGAAGACCGTAGATGCCCTGATGAAGCTTGAGCTGCCCAGCGGCGTAGACGTTGAAATCAAAGTCTGA
- a CDS encoding O-antigen ligase — MRFLPAFLQDPLLLQRLAALSCGVIMAGLFTFEFLRILPSIGIIGLLIAAGCYRASQPRSSSSRFPVVYYSLMGVFALNLASGLQTQAGYGAEFWRGVVLQLPFLVLPLAFLWLPGLPGKYLVRLNLLFIGLVLVSALGSTGYYLLHFDHINQLYLQSQIMPTAPDHIRFSLMVTYAVAAAVVLVSRRVLPVRWHGVLWLTMLFLVLYQHMLAVRSGLLTLYALAGVAIIWLVFWRRNYKVAAIIAAAMLAVPSLSYVTFPTFRNKFLNTQEDMGRVEQTTSANNYSLVGRVYSYRVALEIIEEHPLLGVGRANIRPAVARQYQRQFPAIEEDAYILPHNQFLFYLVAYGGIGVLLFVVCFYFPGIRIWPHYAPLLLAQYIIVTLSFLVEYTLEMQVGLTFSLLFLLLALNGQEKPLVPEQQWRPR; from the coding sequence ATGCGTTTTCTGCCAGCTTTTCTTCAAGACCCTCTTCTTCTGCAGCGGCTGGCCGCGCTGAGTTGTGGCGTCATCATGGCTGGCTTATTCACGTTTGAGTTTTTGCGCATCCTGCCCAGCATTGGCATCATCGGGTTGCTGATAGCAGCCGGGTGCTACCGGGCCAGTCAGCCCCGGTCATCGTCCAGTCGTTTTCCGGTGGTATACTATAGTCTGATGGGCGTATTCGCGCTGAATCTGGCATCCGGTCTGCAAACGCAGGCCGGCTACGGCGCCGAGTTCTGGCGCGGGGTAGTGCTGCAGCTGCCTTTCCTGGTGCTGCCGCTGGCTTTTCTCTGGCTGCCGGGTTTGCCAGGGAAGTATCTGGTACGACTGAACCTGCTCTTTATTGGCTTGGTGCTGGTATCGGCGCTGGGCAGTACAGGCTACTACCTCCTGCACTTCGACCACATAAATCAACTGTATCTGCAGTCACAGATTATGCCTACAGCGCCGGATCATATCCGGTTCAGCTTGATGGTGACCTACGCGGTAGCTGCTGCTGTGGTGCTGGTAAGTCGTCGGGTACTGCCGGTACGCTGGCACGGGGTGCTGTGGCTGACGATGCTGTTCCTGGTACTGTATCAGCATATGCTGGCAGTACGTAGCGGCTTGCTCACGCTGTATGCCCTGGCTGGAGTGGCTATCATCTGGCTGGTATTCTGGCGGCGCAACTACAAGGTGGCGGCTATTATTGCAGCGGCTATGCTGGCTGTCCCATCCTTAAGCTACGTGACGTTTCCGACGTTCCGCAACAAGTTTCTCAACACGCAAGAGGACATGGGCCGGGTAGAGCAAACTACCTCGGCCAACAATTATTCGCTCGTGGGCCGGGTGTATTCCTATAGAGTGGCCTTGGAGATTATCGAAGAACATCCTTTGCTGGGAGTAGGACGGGCCAATATCCGGCCCGCGGTAGCGCGCCAGTACCAGCGCCAGTTTCCGGCCATTGAGGAGGATGCCTATATTCTGCCGCATAACCAGTTTCTGTTTTATTTGGTAGCATACGGCGGTATTGGGGTGTTGCTGTTTGTGGTGTGCTTCTATTTTCCAGGTATCCGGATCTGGCCGCATTACGCCCCTTTGCTGCTGGCGCAGTACATTATTGTTACGCTCTCCTTCCTGGTTGAATACACCTTGGAAATGCAGGTGGGCTTGACGTTTTCCCTGCTTTTTCTGCTGCTGGCGCTTAATGGGCAGGAAAAACCCCTAGTGCCCGAGCAGCAGTGGCGCCCTCGGTAG